A single window of Tiliqua scincoides isolate rTilSci1 chromosome 10, rTilSci1.hap2, whole genome shotgun sequence DNA harbors:
- the LOC136661178 gene encoding kin of IRRE-like protein 1 gives VVMLSVRPQTVAEGGKVSFLCTATSNPELTGDRWAKGDVPIPEANGDSDEAIVNQSFFMEPVSCEGSNAVGSTLVDVHFGARLISQPKPLTVGVGSDASFTCTWAGSPPLTLAWTKKEFRFPSCVSSNGNALHLKAVTQEDAVMYVCKTIVPRIGVAEKALAVNGPPIIGAEPSLQTAVGAKARLECLVGSVPPPDRIAWSWGEWVLDAGSLDRFTVDTMVTDQGVLSALLIDPTHDSDFTLAYNCTAWNRFGARSATV, from the exons gtcgtcatgctgtcggtgcggccgcaaacggtcgccgagggtggcaaagtgagctttctctgcacggccacctccaacccggagctgacaggcgacag gtgggccaaaggagatgtgcccattccggaggccaacggggacagcgatgaggcgatagtcaatcaatcgtttttcatggagcccgtgtcgtgcgagggctcgaatgccgtcggcagcacactggtggatgtgcatt ttggagcccgccttatctcccagcccaagcccctgactgtaggtgttggttctgatgcctctttcacctgtacctgggcggggagtccacctctcaccctagcctggaccaagaaggagttcaggttcccaagttgt gtgtcgagcaatggaaacgcgctacacctcaaggctgtgacgcaggaagatgccgtCATGTACGTCTGCAAAAccatcgtgccacgcattggagtggctgagaaggcactagctgtgaatg ggccgcccattatcggcgcggaaccaagcctgcagactgcagtgggggccaaggcacggctggagtgtttggtggggagcgtcccaccccccgacaggatt gcctggtcgtggggtgaatgggtgctggatgctggctcgctagatcggttcacggtggacaccatggtgaccgaccaaggggtgctctctgctttgctgatcgacccaacgcatgacagcgacttcaccttggcctacaactgtaccgcatggaatcgctttggcgcacgttccgctaccgtc